In a genomic window of Aquamicrobium sp.:
- the uvrA gene encoding excinuclease ABC subunit UvrA: MADHKFISIRGAREHNLKNIDLDLPRDRLIVMTGLSGSGKSSLAFDTIYAEGQRRYVESLSAYARQFLEMMQKPDVDQIDGLSPAISIEQKTTSKNPRSTVGTVTEIYDYMRLLFARAGVPYSPATGLPIESQTVSQMVDRVLALEEGTRLYITAPIVRGRKGEYRKELAELQKKGFQRVKVDGVFYEIADVPALDKKYKHDIDVVVDRLVVRGDIASRLADSLETALKLAEGIAVAEFADKPLPEGQTGEDAVNKSKNETHERILFSEKFACPVSGFTIPEIEPRLFSFNNPFGACSACDGLGTQRAIDADLVVPEEHVSLREGAVAPWAKSTSPYYLQTLEALGKVYGFKVGDRWRELSDEAKNAILHGTGERRIEFAYDDGVRAYKTSKTFEGVIPNLERRWKETESAWMREEIERFMSSTPCPACNGYRLKPEALAVKVGGLHIGEVTEMSIRKADRWFTELPEKLSDKQNEIATRILKEIRERLRFLNDVGLDYLTLSRNSGTLSGGESQRIRLASQIGSGLTGVLYVLDEPSIGLHQRDNARLLDTLKHLRDLGNTVIVVEHDEDAVLTADYVVDIGPAAGIHGGQVIAKGTPAEVMANPASLTGQYLSGALAVPVPAERRKGKKGKRIKVVGARGNNLKDVTAEIPLGTFTCVTGVSGGGKSTFLIETLYKAASRRIMGSREQPAPHERIEGLEFLDKVIDIDQSPIGRTPRSNPATYTGAFTPIRDWFAGLPEAKARGYQPGRFSFNVKGGRCEACQGDGVIKIEMHFLPDVYVTCDVCHGKRYNRETLEVLFKGKSIADVLDMTVEEGVEFFAAVPGVRDKLETLHKVGLGYIKVGQQATTLSGGEAQRIKLAKELSRKATGKTLYILDEPTTGLHFHDVAKLLEVLHELVDQGNTVVVIEHNLEVIKTADWLLDLGPDGGDGGGELVASGTPEEIVAEPRSHTGQFLKELLERRPGARKREAAE, translated from the coding sequence ATGGCGGACCACAAATTCATCTCCATTCGCGGCGCGCGCGAGCACAACCTCAAGAACATCGACCTCGACCTGCCCCGCGACCGGCTGATCGTGATGACCGGCCTGTCCGGCTCCGGCAAGTCGTCGCTCGCCTTCGACACCATCTATGCCGAGGGCCAGCGCCGCTATGTCGAGAGCCTGTCGGCCTATGCGCGCCAGTTTCTCGAAATGATGCAGAAGCCCGACGTCGACCAGATCGACGGGCTGTCGCCGGCGATCTCCATCGAGCAGAAGACGACCTCGAAGAACCCGCGCTCCACCGTCGGCACGGTGACGGAAATCTACGACTATATGCGCCTGCTGTTCGCGCGGGCGGGCGTGCCCTATTCGCCGGCGACCGGCCTGCCGATCGAGAGCCAGACGGTCAGCCAGATGGTCGACCGCGTGCTGGCGCTGGAGGAAGGCACGCGGCTCTACATCACCGCGCCGATCGTGCGCGGGCGCAAGGGCGAATACCGCAAGGAGCTCGCCGAGCTCCAGAAGAAGGGCTTTCAGCGCGTCAAGGTCGACGGCGTCTTCTACGAGATCGCCGACGTGCCGGCGCTCGACAAGAAGTACAAGCACGACATCGACGTGGTGGTCGACCGCCTCGTCGTGCGCGGCGACATCGCCTCGCGGCTGGCGGATTCGCTCGAAACGGCGCTGAAGCTCGCCGAGGGCATCGCGGTCGCCGAGTTCGCCGACAAGCCGCTGCCCGAAGGCCAGACCGGCGAGGACGCGGTCAACAAGTCCAAGAACGAAACCCACGAACGCATTCTTTTCTCTGAGAAATTCGCCTGTCCCGTCTCGGGCTTCACTATTCCCGAGATCGAGCCGCGGCTGTTCTCGTTCAACAACCCGTTCGGCGCCTGCTCGGCCTGCGACGGCCTCGGCACCCAGCGCGCCATCGACGCCGACCTCGTCGTGCCGGAGGAGCATGTCAGCTTGCGCGAAGGCGCGGTGGCGCCGTGGGCGAAGTCGACCTCGCCCTATTACCTCCAGACGCTGGAGGCGCTGGGCAAGGTCTACGGCTTCAAGGTCGGCGACCGCTGGCGCGAGCTTTCCGACGAGGCGAAGAACGCGATCCTCCACGGCACCGGCGAGCGCCGGATCGAGTTCGCCTATGATGACGGCGTGCGCGCCTACAAGACCTCGAAGACCTTCGAGGGCGTGATCCCGAACCTCGAGCGGCGCTGGAAGGAGACGGAATCGGCGTGGATGCGCGAGGAGATCGAGCGGTTCATGTCGTCGACGCCCTGCCCGGCCTGCAACGGCTATCGCCTCAAGCCCGAGGCGCTGGCGGTCAAGGTCGGCGGCCTGCATATCGGCGAGGTCACGGAAATGTCGATCCGCAAGGCGGATCGGTGGTTCACCGAGCTGCCGGAGAAGCTTTCCGACAAGCAGAACGAGATCGCGACGCGCATCCTGAAGGAAATCCGCGAGCGGCTGCGCTTCCTCAACGATGTCGGCCTCGATTACCTGACGCTGTCGCGCAATTCGGGCACGCTGTCGGGCGGCGAAAGCCAGCGCATCCGCCTCGCCTCGCAGATCGGCTCCGGCCTCACCGGCGTGCTCTACGTGCTCGACGAGCCGTCCATCGGCCTGCACCAGCGCGACAATGCGCGCCTGCTCGACACGCTGAAGCACCTGCGCGACCTCGGCAACACCGTCATCGTCGTCGAGCATGACGAGGACGCGGTGCTGACGGCCGACTATGTCGTCGACATCGGCCCGGCCGCCGGCATCCATGGCGGGCAGGTGATCGCGAAAGGAACGCCGGCGGAGGTCATGGCCAATCCCGCCTCGCTGACCGGGCAATACCTGTCCGGCGCGCTCGCCGTGCCCGTGCCGGCCGAGCGGCGCAAGGGCAAGAAGGGCAAGCGCATCAAGGTCGTCGGCGCGCGCGGCAACAATCTGAAGGACGTGACGGCGGAGATTCCGCTTGGCACCTTCACCTGCGTCACCGGCGTGTCCGGTGGCGGCAAGTCCACCTTCCTGATCGAGACGCTCTACAAGGCGGCTTCCCGCCGCATCATGGGCTCGCGCGAGCAGCCCGCCCCGCACGAGCGCATCGAGGGGCTGGAGTTCCTCGACAAGGTGATCGACATCGACCAGTCGCCCATCGGCCGCACGCCGCGGTCGAACCCCGCGACCTATACCGGCGCGTTCACGCCGATCCGCGACTGGTTCGCGGGCCTGCCCGAAGCCAAGGCGCGCGGCTACCAGCCGGGGCGGTTCTCGTTCAACGTCAAGGGCGGGCGCTGCGAGGCCTGCCAGGGCGACGGCGTCATCAAGATCGAGATGCACTTCCTGCCCGACGTCTACGTCACCTGCGACGTCTGCCACGGCAAGCGCTACAACCGCGAGACGCTGGAGGTGCTGTTCAAGGGCAAGTCGATCGCCGACGTGCTCGACATGACGGTGGAGGAAGGCGTCGAGTTCTTCGCCGCCGTGCCCGGCGTGCGCGACAAGCTGGAGACGCTGCACAAGGTCGGCCTCGGCTACATCAAGGTCGGCCAGCAGGCGACGACGCTGTCGGGCGGCGAGGCCCAGCGCATCAAGCTCGCCAAGGAGTTGTCGCGCAAGGCCACCGGCAAGACGCTCTACATCCTCGACGAGCCGACCACCGGACTTCACTTCCACGACGTCGCCAAGCTGCTCGAAGTGCTGCACGAGCTGGTCGATCAAGGCAACACGGTGGTGGTGATCGAGCACAATCTCGAGGTCATCAAGACAGCCGACTGGCTGCTCGACTTGGGTCCCGACGGCGGCGACGGCGGCGGCGAGCTGGTGGCCTCCGGCACGCCGGAGGAGATCGTCGCCGAGCCGCGCAGCCATACCGGGCAGTTCCTGAAGGAGCTTCTGGAGCGGCGGCCGGGCGCACGGAAGCGGGAAGCGGCGGAGTAG
- a CDS encoding glutathione S-transferase family protein, with protein sequence MILIGQYDSSFVRRVGIALRLYDMPFEHRPWSVFGDAEKIAALNPLTRVPTLVLDDGEVLVDSATILDHLDELAGADRALHPRAGPARRESLKVAALASGIADKTVSLFYERRPHETASASWESRCLAQIRGTLAALEADRAGRAGPYWFGARIGHADIAAAASLRHMRDSHPDLADLAAYPALAAHCEALEAMPVFREISQPFVPPA encoded by the coding sequence GTGATCCTGATCGGCCAGTACGATTCATCCTTCGTCCGGCGTGTCGGCATCGCGCTCCGGCTCTACGACATGCCGTTCGAGCATCGGCCGTGGTCGGTGTTCGGCGATGCGGAGAAGATCGCGGCGCTGAACCCGCTGACGCGGGTTCCGACACTGGTGCTCGACGACGGCGAGGTGCTGGTCGACAGCGCGACCATTCTCGACCATCTCGACGAGCTGGCCGGCGCGGACCGTGCCCTGCACCCGCGCGCCGGTCCGGCCCGCCGCGAGTCGCTTAAGGTGGCGGCGCTGGCAAGCGGCATCGCCGACAAGACGGTCAGCCTGTTCTACGAGCGCCGGCCGCACGAGACCGCCTCGGCAAGCTGGGAGAGCCGGTGCCTCGCGCAGATTCGCGGCACACTCGCCGCGCTTGAGGCCGACCGCGCCGGCCGTGCCGGGCCGTACTGGTTCGGCGCGCGGATCGGCCATGCCGACATCGCGGCGGCCGCCTCGCTGCGCCACATGCGCGATTCCCACCCCGATCTCGCCGACCTTGCCGCGTATCCGGCGCTCGCCGCCCATTGCGAGGCGCTGGAGGCGATGCCGGTGTTCCGCGAGATCTCGCAGCCCTTCGTGCCGCCGGCATGA